DNA sequence from the Synechococcus sp. UW179A genome:
ACGATAAGTATGATCCATGCTGGATACACACAGATTGCGAGAAACCAGTTGGCTACAGCAATGATCCCAACTCATCAATGGGAATCGGCTGGTATTGCACCGACGGAAAGCTAGTTACATCATCAACCGAGCTTGATAGCTGTGAAATATTGAAGGGTTGTACAGCTGAGTCAGGAAGGTCGCCCCAATATGTCCCCAAAATGTCCGAGGGAGGTCAAGCAGCCTGGCGCTGTGCTGACAATGCATTTATACACACAAATTGCTCTGCAGCTGGTTGGTCCAAAGATGGAGGAACAATGGGTATTGGATGGTACTGCGATGATGGCAAATATGTAGACAAAAATACTGAATTTGACAAGGCATATATTCACCCCGGATGCCCAGCCGTTGAATACAATAAAACATTCCAGGCATGGATCTGCAAAAACTAAACCATAGCGTTTGTAGAATTCAGCACTAACGGTGACGCAATTATTAGATTTATCGTTCAGCAGATTCGCAAAGTCTAAAATTTCACTAGTGTTAATTATTTTTGCTCACGCAAAAGTCCTGAGACAATAGAGCAAGTGTGAAATACAAGTCCCACGCTATGCAGGCGGGGACTTGTATGCACAAAAGGCGATATTGATTAAGAATGGATAGGAAGCGAACCCATTCTTTTTTACCACCAGCTCGTGTCCAAATAGTGGTCATCATCTATATCACGACCTCCTGAAATTGTTTCAAGAAGCTCATCCGTTAGCTCAATGGTTTCATTTTGAGTGTTTTGTTCAGTCATGGTTTCAGAATGAGTTGAGTGTGTAATTTGTGTTGGGGCTGTTACCCGCTCGACTCCTTCGAGTTCACATCTGTTCTGGTGTAGCCCAGTGCATAGATCTGGTGCAGGCCCTGCGAAGTTCTGGTGAGCCTCTAGTGAATAACTCAGAACACAGTGCCTAACGAAGCTCAGCGCGTCAGGAAACAGGTCAGTGTTGATCCTCAGGGTCAATGCCGAGCTCGTGACCTACAGCATCCATCGCAGTTAAAACTCGGGAGCAGGAAGCTCATAAAATTAATTGCTGTGGGGTAAACCCAACCTCTGGCAATAGAAATAGGTTTTTTTAGACACGCATTGGTAGGTTTCTACCACAAATTAATTTTCAACACGTCGAAAAATGAGCAAGTTAATAAACAACAATTGATAAGCAAAGTACTTGAGATTGATCTTGGAACCACAAACAGCTATGTCGCAGTTGTAGAAGGTGGTTCTCCCGTGGTAATAGCTAATGCAGAGGGTTTCAGAACACACCACTCTATTGCTGGTAACACCAAGAGTGATGAGAAGTTGTGAGGGCAGATCGCCAAGAGACAGGCGATGATAAATCCTGAAAACACCTTCTATTCAATCAAGAGCCTCATTGGAGGGATAGCAGATGAGGTATCATCACAACTAACCCCAGTTTCCTATGGGGTGAAGGCTTCCGAGAATGCAGTGAAGATTGACTGTCCTCAGCTGGGTATGCAGTTCTATCCCGAAAAAATATCTGCCAATGTCCTTCGCAAGTTGGCAAAGGATGCTTCCACCTATCTAGGAGATAAGGCAACCGAGGCATTGATTACGGTTCCTGCTTACTTCAACAACTCACAGAGACAGGCAACTCAAGACGCTGGAAAGAACGCTTGACTAGAAGTCCTGTGAATCATCAACGAACCCACTGCTGCTGCCCTTGTTTATGGGCTTAAGAAACAACAGGCGGGCAAGATCCTAGTTATTGACCTCGGTGGTGGAACCTTTGATGTCTCAGTCCTGGAGATTGGTGATGGGGTGTTTGAAGTCCTCTCCAGTTTTGGTGATGCCCACTTGGGTGCGATGAGTCTGATGCTGTGTTGGTTGAGCACCTTGATGAGACCTTTCAGAAAGAGGAATGCACTGATCTGAGACAGGATCCACAAGCTTTGCACCGATTGACTGAAGCTGCTGAAAAAACAAAGATTGAGCTCTCCTCCAGCAGTCAGTCAGAGATCAACCTTCCCTTCATCACTGCAACAGATACAGGCCCTAAGCAGCTGAACATCACTGTCACCAGAGCCAAGTTTGAAAAGCTCTCCTCTGGATTGATTGAACGCTGTAAGCAACCAGTGGTTCAGTGCCTCCAGGATGCAGGCATCCAATCCAGCGACATCGATGCAGTTGTCATGGTGGGTGGTAGTTCAATGATTCCCTCTGTTCAGGAACTGGTGAGGTCCCTCACTGGGAAAGACCTGAACCAAACGGTTAACCCTAGTGAGGTGCTTGCTGTTGAAGCCGCCATTCAGGGGGGTGTTGTCTCTGGTGAGGTGAAAGACATCCTTCTAAGAGATCCATCTTCTCCAGGCTGAGCGAGAGATGGTGACCGTCGACAAGTCACTTGGGCAATTCCGTCTGGATAGGATTCCTGCTGCCCCAAGATGTATTGCTCAGATTGAAGTGGAGTTCGCCGTTGATGCCAATGGGATCCTGTCTGTCACAGCTAATGACAAGGGATCTAGCAAGGAACAGTCCATTACCATCTCTGGTGTTTCCACTCTCAGTGACTCTGACTTGGAACAGTTGGTCAAGGGTGCTGAAGCCAATGAAGAAGCAGACAAGGCCAAGCGTGAACTCATTCACAGGAAGAACCAGACAGAAGCACTGACTGATCAGAGGCAAAAGCAGGTTGATGAATTGGAAAACGACGTCACTCCTGAGCTCAAAACCAAGGTTGAACTGGTGATTGGCGAACTGAAGCAGGCATTGCAAGAAGATGACTCCACCAAGATCAAGGCAGGATTGGAAGCACTCCAAACAGCCCTGATGGAGATGGGTCTGTCGGTTTATCAGTCACAGAAACAACCACCAACCACAGGTTCCTCTAAAGAACCCATTGATGCTGAAGTAATTGATGTCTGATCAAAGAACACACCGTTCAATAGGCGGGGTTTATTTTTGGGATGTAATGCCAGGAACTCTTGTCAAAGCTGGAATTTATTGGCACATTGAATGTATCCACTTCACATCAAAACAATGCTAACTGGTGCAGATCTCCTTGCAAAAGTCAAGGACTTAGGAGATGTCTCCAAGACTGACTTGGCTACAGCCTGTGGTTATGTCTCCCAAAAGAAGGATGGTTCTGACCGTGTGAACTTTACGGCCTTCTACGAGGCACTGCTGAACGCAAAGGGCATCGAACTGGGTGGTGGGTCAGCAGGTATTGGCAAGGGTGGAAGGAAGCTTTCCTATACAGCGAAAGTTCAGGGAAACGGTAACTTGCTCGTCGGTAAGGCCTACACAGCAATGTTGGATCTGAACCCAGGTGATGAATTCGAAATCAAATTGGGTCGTAAAGCGATTCGTCTGATCCCTGTGGGTAGCGAGGAAGAAGGCGAGGAGTGAGCTAACTCCAGAACTTTGCATCAAAAGACAAGGCAGGTTTGCTCGTCAGCACTGCCTTGTCTTTGCCGCAAAAACAACAAAGTGGTTGCAAGCCAGGAGGGATCTCTCTACAGACCAACCTTCCGATCTATGAAGCCCCCCCCTGTGGAAGTTAAGCAATCCACAACTCAAGCCAACGCCGCTGCTCGGTGTTGATCCGTGGAGAATTGAACGAAGGCTCTTACTGGGCGAGTGGTCGATACAGAGCGACATCAACATTTGGCGGCATCAGTATCGAGAGGGGGGATTTCGTTCCTTGCAGAGTGGCTGATTGGAGAGTGATGTTCTCAAAACCAGTAGACAAGCAGGTTGGTCTTGAGATTCCAGAGGTTGCTCAGTGGAAGCTTGTACCTAGTGACCCGAGATGACTGCTATTACAGAGAAGACCCTGGAAAGGCTGATGACTGAAGAGCAAGCCAAGCAGAAGGACAGGAAGAAAGAGATGTCGAAGATGGAGCTTGAAGGCATATCCGGCTCTGGGGCTCCCGCACGTGATCGAGCTTCGGGAATAGCCAATCCAATCATTGGTGAAGTCCCTGCTCCCAATTATTCTCTAACGGTGGAAGATTTAAAGGGTGTATCTGGAGGTGGAGCAGCGAACCAAACGGTCTCGTCTAGAGCAACTAACCCTGTATCTCAGGATGTGCTTGACCACCTGGACCCGGACATTTAAATAGTTATTCATCTATCACTATGGAAGAGCCCAAGGGAAGCAAATCACCTGAACTCAGCGAGAAGGAATTAAAGAGGATCGAAGGTGCTGGTTGCGGGTGTGAAGATGTGCCAGAACTCAGCGAGAAGGTGTTAAAAGGTGTTGATGGTGGTGGAACTCATCCAATAGAACCTTATCTACATTAAGACAGCGCCTCGCCATTCGATTGACATTCAAAACAGCTATGCCTAGGGCAGTCATGTTTCATACCTTCGATAAATCAGCTGTAGGAAGGATGTGCTTGAATTGGCGATGCTCCAAAACCACGTAAAAATCAACAATTAGAAATAAAAAAATAACAACCTAATAGAAATAAAGCAAATAATTAATTCTTTGAATTCAGCAGCCAGAGATTAAAGAACTCTAGACTCAACGAAGAGAAGCAAGCTCTTCTTAAATGGGTATCATGAATTTTCTGCAGTGATAGAAACAGAAAGTTGCGGTGTTTTTTTTCTGATATTCAATGCATTCAATCGTGCTAGGTGGTTAATGATGGTTCAAAAGCGTTTGGACATGAGACAATGAAAAAGCTCCTGCAATCACGAAGGCTGATGGTGCGCAACCAAGCTCATCCTGAAAACGATAGAGCATTACAGACAAGCAGCAATTCTCATTTATTCCATCAGTAACTCCAACACAAAGATCAAAGGTTCTTCTACATTCTATCCATGAGAACTTGTCAACATTAAGCATTTCTTTTTATCGGTTATCAAGATCATTGCAGGGCTCTTCAGGGTTGAACATAGAAACCGAAGAAATCCAACACTTCCAACAATAGCTAGCGCGTGGAAATCACAAGTTCACTTATGCGTAGTAGGTTACTGTTCAGGAAATGATGTGAATCCTACCGTTGTACGCAAGCCTAAAATATCGGTTAAGAAAGAGAATTTAAATCTAAGGTCTTTACGTTATACAGGATAATAACACCAGGATTTTTATTGATTGGGCTCAATGAAATCACAAGCTTAAGGTTGCCTTCTTGGGTGCGCTCGACTGTAAGTGCTTTGCCCCACTCTTCAGTAGTGGAGACCCAAAAAGGATCACCCGCCAGCTCGCTAAGAACCGGCGAGAGCAAAATCCTATCTCCCTCCTCACTATTAAAGTCTTCAATGATTTGAGGACCATCGATAAGACCTTTGAGGCCAATGACAAAAACATCTGCACCGGGCCCACCATTCAGGCGGTTGCTGCCCCCATTTCCATCAAGCTTGTCATTGCCGATTCCCCCTTGCAGGTCATCGTCAAATGCAGAGCCTTGCAAAATGTCGTTACCTTCTACACCCTGAAGGGTGCTGCTCCGGGCAGAGGAAGTGATGAAATCATTGCCTGATGTCCCAATATAAAACGACTCTTTCGTTGAAAACACCGTATGAGTAACTGAAGATTTGATTTCTGCTTGAAACTCTTCCAATGTCAGCTCGATGGCTTTAGCAAGCATTCTGTGCCCGGATTCGGTTGGATGCAGTGAGTCGAAGTAAAGAAAACCTCCTTCGGTTTGTTTTTTTTGAATTGTATGATTCAAATCAGCATGGGGAAGTGAATTATAAAGGATTCCATCTTTTTGATCTAGCAGAGCTTCCTGTTGAGCAGGATCGGTTGTATTAATGATTCCATATTTCCTAAAATTTCCGAGTTTGACACCAAAACGCTCCCAATTGTATTCATACTCACTGTTAAAAGGAATTATAGTGGCATAAGGAAACATTTTTGTGACGGCTTCAGCCATTTGATGGGTTTTAGCATAAAGGGTTGAAGCAGCGCCCGAGTGAATTTGTTCTTGCCAACTTGGCGGAAGATCTCTTAGATAAGGAAGGGCATAACTCACACCATCGACACTGCCGATAATCGGCGCTCCACTTGAGACCAAGATGATTTTTGCATTGCTATTTCGCAGCAACGAGATCAAATTAGCTTTGCTATTAATAAGGATATTCCGAAATCCTGTACGTAGATCCTGTTGATGCAAGACCGTCGCTAGAATGTCGTTTCCACCCCCCCATATCACTACAAGTTCTGCAGAAAGATCTGGGCTCTCACTTTGAAAATAATGCTCAATCTGTGAACGTATTCCTAGTTTGCTGACTGCATAGGGGGGTTTGAGTAGTTCTTGGGGGAATTGACCAACAGATTTCAATAGATCAAAATATGTATTTCGGTCAGTCAAGGCGCCGCCAAGAGCATAGGACGGATTTAAGTCATTTGCTTTAATCGTACTTGGCACACCACCAATCAGGCTATTAGCAATCTCTTGACAGGAAGAATTTTGACTGAATGCGCCAAGCGATTGGCGCAAAAAAGTTTGCCAGTTATTATTCGAATGATTAAACGTTAAACCACTCCATGCAGGGTATGATTTAGGGTAGAGAACATTTTTATACATGGCGGCAGATCTTGAGCCAAAATCGCTCATGCTGTCACCAAATACGGTGATTCCCTTTATATTTTTGTGGCCATAGTATAAACTATTGGACCTTTCAATTGGAATTGGCGGAGGGCAGTTGAGATACATTTTTTAGGTATGAGATTACTGATGCGCTAGAGACTGCGGGCTGGGGGTTGGACAATTACTCAACTGTGGAAAGGGGGCCATTAACATACTGACCTAGAGATTATAACTGAGTACAAACATTAACTCACATTTGAACAGCTTACACACTCAAACCCCCCTGCCACCACGAGCAATTATTATTAATTCAATCACCCTAAAAAGATCATAAATGAGCCACCGATACCTGGCACTAATCAAGACTTAGCAATACAAGTTTTCTTGGTAGATTATAAAGATAAACTCCATGGCCTAGGCCTATCCATTCCAAAACCAGGTTTCGAAAATTCTTGAGAAGTTAGCTGTATTCCTTCTGCAAGTCAAAAGGAAGCACAAAGTTGTTCCGTTTTGAGCACCTCTGAAGCTCCTGAAGCCTTTTAATTTCTTGTGAGCTGTTCATTATTCATATGCTCCATATTTCCACTATTTATAATCCTTATCTAGCATTCTCCCACCAGAGACTTTTGCAGTCACAGGAAGATATGGCACCAAATAAATATCTAATTCATCTCAAAGCAATTCTTACTGATGCAGATCTCCTAACAAAAGTAAAGGATTTGGGTAATGTCTCCAAATTGACCTGGCAACGGCCTGTGGGTATGTCTCCAAGAAGAAAGACGGTTCTGAACGTGTGAACTTCACTAATTATTACTTCGCTTTACTCGAAGCCAAAGGTATAAATGTTGGAGACGGAACCACAGGTGTTGGCAAAGGAGAGAGGTAGCTTTCCTGCAAAACAACTGTTCAGGGGAACGACAATTACCTTATTGGCAAAGCATACACAGCAATGTTGAATCTTCAAATTGGCGGCGAGTTTCAGCATTCGACTTGGATAGAAGGCTATTCACCTGATCCCAGTGGGCGGCGAGAAGGAGTGATCAGGCTCTCATACCACCAATCTCCATGTAACTCTCTTGAAGCAGCGTTATAAGTCAACGCTTCTTATTTTAATGTTTCCATAGCATATTCCTCGATCTTTGACGATGACAGCATTCCAGTTACAGGCAAACTAGAAACTTCCATTGCTTGTATTGATTGTCCCAACGACATTACTGGGTCCGCCATTCCATTTGCCAACATCATTCCCAAACGGTGATTCAATACTCACCCCTCCGTCTACTATCACCTGTCTTGATTCAAGCAATAATCTACGAATGGAGCTAGACAACATTTTGGTTATAACCCGGAGAGGCATAACTCTCACACAAACACCTTCTTAACTTCCCGACCAATCATAGTGATATTGTTGTCCCTGTATAAATGAACATCTATCACGGTTTGAGAGCGTGCGAAGCATTAAACGACCATATGGCGAATATTTAAATGCCTTGCTAACGCTAATCCTAGTGAAACGGTGATCAGAAGCAGAGCCCCCTTGAACTTCATCGATCCTTGAGCTGGTCGAGACCTCAGCTGATGTATTTGATCTTGCTGTTCATGGCAGAGCCCATTTGGACCAAAGAGAGGCTTTGGTCATTGACTCTATTGGGGGATCACAGAAATAAGTTAAGAAACGATGCTGGTTAGGCTTGAGGGTGTGTCTTGCCTACCGGCTGGCATTGGTATAAAGACCTCACAGACGAGCAAAGAAGTCCTTATGGTGACATGATTGAGATAGAGATCTATCTTTCTCCTCCTGATTGCAAACAGCTCGTCAAAGGTCTTACGCGTTTAGGAATCAAGAACCCTGAACAACTCAGAAAATGTTATCTGGCCTTATCGGAAGCAGAAGACAACTAATCAACGAAGATTGGTAGTTTCATTGATTCATGCCCTTTTCAGCAGTTTCTCTATCAGTGTTTTGACAAGTGCCCGTCATCACCATTTTCAACAAAATATCATCTTGTGATGCAGTGTATTGCATGTTAAAGACTCCAGGAGGAGAGAACTCTATCAATGCGTTACCTACAACAGTTACTCCATTTTCAACTTCATTGAACTGACCTGTGGCAATACCATTGACAATAGTTGCGTCTTCCCAATCACCTGAATTATCACTGGTGAGTCGGCTGTTGATGGTATCTATCTTGTAAAAACCTTCAGTTGCCAAGTCTCTCTTCTCCAAAACCTCATTCGTGCTTGCCTGGATAGTAGTTTCCGTCGCTTTTACATCACATTCCAAATAGATGAGGCCTTCAGCAATGGCAGGTGATGCTGAAAGAAGCAGAGCAACAAGGAAGATTGTTAGTTTCATTATTTTGAGGCCTCATCAAAGGCAGATGAGTCAATCTCTGTACATACACCCTCTCCCTTAATCACCTGATACTCTGTCTTGCTCTTATACCAATTGTGCACTGTGGCTGGGCCTGGTGGGTTTAATGGCATTACTCCTCTTACTTGAGCCCTGAAACCCGTTTCATTGAATTTATTGTCTTGGATAATCTGATTCCCTTCAATACGAATATCACTCCATTCTGCATTCGTATTACTCCTTAACTTCATGCTTGTTAAATCGACTTTGAACAATAAGGTATTGACCGACAAAGGCTCTTCGTAAATCACCTTACCCGATGGTAGAGCAGTTTTCTTGTTAGTTCCATTCATCTTACAGGACACATAAAGGAAGTCGTCAGCTACAGCGGGTATTACTGAGAGGAGTAGAGAACCAATGAGAATTGGGAGTTTCATAACGAACAGCCTTGACTTTTCCATTCATTCAAAGCTTGAATAAATCCTGGTTGGCTAATAATAGCGTCATTGAACATTGTTTCTTTGAAAAGATCTATTCCAGACTGACTAATCATTCCCCTATCTTGAAGCGTGCATATTACTGCCAATGATGAATGTATAGACAAATATCCGCAGGAGTTCTGAGTTTTCTCGCTTGGAGAACACACCCAATTCATTTCCTCTCGATGGTCAAGTGAATATGCAGGTGATGCTGAAAGAAGCAGAGCACCGAAGAGGGTGAGGTATTTCATATCAATAGGATAGAGGCGACTCCCTATTCCATCTACCACCTAAAAAGTTCAGTGAGTGAGATATACCTAGAGGTAGGAATGGAGACTGAGGTGGTGAAGACCTTTCAGGTGGGAGTGCTCGTGGTCATTTTTCTAGTCGCCGTTGTGATGGTGGGAGTGGAACAAGGTAAAGAACCAAGCATGGATAGACCAACCGATACCAAGGGAGAACTGGAACGCCTCAAGGAGGAAAGGCAGAACTAAAGTGCCTTTACATCGATTGAGAAGGTTTGACTGCTGTCTTTCTAGTGTCCTCGTTCGTACTGGCAGTTCTCTTCTTGAATGAGAGGGATGCCTCGAACAAAGCAGTCGAAGCGAAGGAGAGAGCAATCAAGAACTACAGAGGAGCAGAGAGATGGTTTGTCACTGCCATGTCTATGGCAAGCAATGAACAAGAGATAGTAGATGGACTTAAAAAGATTGAGAAGGTGGAGAAGAGGAGATGGGATAAAGAGTGGCATTCAGAGAGCAATACCAAGATGAGTGTGGAAGACCAAAAGTATGTCGATATCTCTATGCTCGGGCATCTGCTTAAGATTCTGAGTAATAAGAAGGCATAGAGATTGGCAATTGCTCAACCATATCGATTCCTATATGACTCCAGTATTCCTATAAGTTCCTCAGCATTTTTACCATAACATTCACTGAATGAACGCATCTGGTTATCATGATTCATCCAGAAGCTCACAAACTCCGTCTTACTTTTGGATAAGCCTGCGCCATGCTGCACAGTCGTAATCCCAAACCGATTGATGTCACTCCAGCGATAATAAAACTTTCGAAACATCACCTTATTTCGTATGCCATCTGGCCCTAAT
Encoded proteins:
- a CDS encoding AbrB family transcriptional regulator, whose product is MLTGADLLAKVKDLGDVSKTDLATACGYVSQKKDGSDRVNFTAFYEALLNAKGIELGGGSAGIGKGGRKLSYTAKVQGNGNLLVGKAYTAMLDLNPGDEFEIKLGRKAIRLIPVGSEEEGEE
- a CDS encoding SGNH/GDSL hydrolase family protein, translated to MYLNCPPPIPIERSNSLYYGHKNIKGITVFGDSMSDFGSRSAAMYKNVLYPKSYPAWSGLTFNHSNNNWQTFLRQSLGAFSQNSSCQEIANSLIGGVPSTIKANDLNPSYALGGALTDRNTYFDLLKSVGQFPQELLKPPYAVSKLGIRSQIEHYFQSESPDLSAELVVIWGGGNDILATVLHQQDLRTGFRNILINSKANLISLLRNSNAKIILVSSGAPIIGSVDGVSYALPYLRDLPPSWQEQIHSGAASTLYAKTHQMAEAVTKMFPYATIIPFNSEYEYNWERFGVKLGNFRKYGIINTTDPAQQEALLDQKDGILYNSLPHADLNHTIQKKQTEGGFLYFDSLHPTESGHRMLAKAIELTLEEFQAEIKSSVTHTVFSTKESFYIGTSGNDFITSSARSSTLQGVEGNDILQGSAFDDDLQGGIGNDKLDGNGGSNRLNGGPGADVFVIGLKGLIDGPQIIEDFNSEEGDRILLSPVLSELAGDPFWVSTTEEWGKALTVERTQEGNLKLVISLSPINKNPGVIILYNVKTLDLNSLS